A genomic region of Corallococcus macrosporus contains the following coding sequences:
- a CDS encoding M48 family metallopeptidase: MANVNPSSFQSTLDRKLRTELLADKDVKWALQRVDKVTTGLGFTARRRLLANSLRLTRSMAPAVAEALADCKEVLGYDKPVEVFVKPDPMINASAVYNPSGHPLIVLSSRLIEVFTEAELRFVMGHELGHLTFEHFAIPMPATAIVEDAAGVIVPRHTALKLYLWCRAAEVSADRAGLLCGKDPDAAASGFFKLASGLASGFVKPDLEAYSRQVDSLVSAPSARAKPHEDDDTLDCFSTHPFSPLRVRAVVAFSKSKTYRALVGRAAGGEGLSDEEVDSIIERDFREMDASYLEEQSPHAELLRRALFLGGLLVAHAHEGVSERELRALSALLGSEHVGVLPSIDAARRELTDVAARVREKAATSERARLLQHLTLVAAADGNVAEEEFMELQGLAAALSVPVSLVDETLRGAAHPLD, from the coding sequence ATGGCGAACGTGAATCCGAGCTCCTTCCAGTCCACCCTCGACCGCAAGCTGCGCACCGAACTGCTGGCCGACAAGGACGTCAAATGGGCGCTGCAGCGCGTGGACAAGGTGACCACGGGGCTCGGCTTCACCGCGCGGCGACGGCTGCTCGCCAACTCGCTGCGGCTGACTCGCTCCATGGCTCCGGCGGTCGCCGAGGCCCTGGCCGACTGCAAGGAGGTGCTTGGCTACGACAAGCCCGTCGAGGTCTTCGTCAAGCCGGACCCGATGATCAACGCCTCGGCGGTCTACAACCCGTCGGGTCATCCCCTCATCGTCCTCTCCTCGCGGCTCATCGAGGTGTTCACCGAGGCGGAGCTGCGCTTCGTCATGGGGCACGAACTGGGCCACCTGACGTTCGAGCACTTCGCCATTCCCATGCCCGCCACCGCCATCGTCGAGGACGCGGCGGGGGTCATCGTCCCACGCCACACCGCCCTCAAGCTGTACCTCTGGTGCCGGGCGGCCGAGGTCAGCGCGGACCGGGCCGGCCTGCTGTGTGGCAAGGACCCTGACGCCGCCGCCAGCGGCTTCTTCAAGCTGGCCAGCGGGCTTGCCTCCGGCTTCGTGAAGCCCGACCTGGAGGCGTATTCGCGTCAGGTGGACTCGCTCGTCTCCGCGCCCTCGGCCCGCGCGAAGCCGCACGAGGACGACGACACGCTGGACTGCTTCAGCACCCACCCCTTCAGTCCCCTTCGCGTGCGCGCCGTCGTCGCCTTCTCGAAGTCGAAGACCTACCGCGCGCTGGTGGGCCGCGCCGCTGGGGGCGAGGGCCTCTCGGACGAAGAAGTGGATTCCATCATCGAGCGAGACTTCCGGGAGATGGACGCGTCCTACCTCGAAGAGCAGTCCCCCCACGCCGAGCTGCTGCGGCGGGCCCTCTTCCTGGGAGGACTGCTGGTGGCCCACGCGCACGAGGGCGTTTCCGAGCGGGAGCTGCGGGCGCTCTCGGCGCTCCTCGGCTCCGAGCACGTCGGCGTGCTGCCCTCCATCGACGCCGCCCGGCGGGAGCTGACGGACGTGGCGGCCCGGGTGCGCGAGAAAGCGGCCACCTCCGAGCGGGCCCGGCTGCTGCAACACCTCACCCTGGTGGCGGCCGCGGATGGCAACGTGGCGGAAGAGGAGTTCATGGAGCTGCAGGGCCTGGCCGCGGCCCTGTCCGTTCCCGTGTCGCTCGTCGATGAGACGCTGCGCGGAGCCGCCCACCCGCTGGATTGA
- a CDS encoding EamA family transporter, which translates to MSTPLLTLLALLGFAANSLLCRAALSGGAARSIDAGAFTLVRLASGALVLALLLRLRRGGPTAAGHGSWASALALFVYAAGFSFAYVRIGAGVGALLLFGCVQLTMLAAGLARGERPRALEWAGLAVALAGLAGLTLPGASAPDALGAGLMAAAGAAWGIYSLRGRGSTDPLAATAGNFLRGVPLALALVLLSPALDAAPHLSSKGLLLAATSGALASGVGYSLWYAALPHLSSARAAVVQLCVPVIAAMGAVLLLGEPLTQRLLLGGAALLTGVLLSLHAKQRPPANH; encoded by the coding sequence GTGAGCACGCCCCTCCTCACCCTGCTGGCCCTCCTGGGCTTCGCCGCGAACTCGCTGCTGTGCCGCGCGGCCCTCTCCGGAGGCGCGGCGCGCAGCATCGACGCGGGCGCGTTCACGCTGGTCCGGCTCGCGTCGGGAGCGCTGGTGCTCGCGCTGCTGCTGCGGCTCCGGCGGGGCGGACCCACGGCGGCGGGGCACGGGAGCTGGGCCTCGGCGCTCGCGCTCTTCGTGTACGCGGCGGGCTTCAGCTTCGCCTACGTGCGCATCGGGGCGGGCGTGGGCGCCCTGCTGCTCTTCGGCTGCGTGCAGCTCACCATGCTCGCGGCGGGACTCGCGCGCGGTGAGCGGCCCCGCGCGCTCGAATGGGCCGGGCTCGCGGTGGCGCTCGCGGGCCTCGCGGGGCTCACGCTTCCTGGAGCGAGCGCGCCGGATGCGCTGGGCGCGGGGCTCATGGCCGCGGCGGGCGCGGCGTGGGGCATCTACAGCCTGCGGGGACGCGGGAGCACGGATCCGCTCGCGGCGACGGCTGGCAACTTCCTGCGCGGCGTGCCGCTGGCCCTGGCGCTCGTGCTGCTCTCGCCCGCGCTGGACGCGGCCCCACACCTTTCGTCGAAGGGGCTGCTGCTCGCGGCCACCTCGGGCGCGCTCGCCTCCGGCGTGGGCTACAGCCTCTGGTACGCGGCGCTGCCCCACCTGAGCAGCGCGCGTGCGGCGGTGGTGCAGCTGTGCGTCCCGGTCATCGCGGCGATGGGCGCGGTGCTGCTGCTCGGCGAGCCCCTCACCCAGCGGCTGCTCCTGGGTGGCGCCGCGCTGCTCACGGGCGTCCTGCTGAGCCTCCATGCAAAGCAGCGGCCTCCCGCGAATCACTGA
- a CDS encoding tellurite resistance TerB family protein has product MFRSEAPAKKASDDVLLLHTMLLMAGADGYLDQAEVEAVEAYFTQLPEFEGKQFQDVYAEARKLVARYSNLRESVKSLSGFSSERVRKKAFVLAADLAMASGDVSETEDELLTAMQRILEIDDGTVQKVLDVLSMKYAR; this is encoded by the coding sequence ATGTTCCGCAGCGAAGCTCCGGCCAAGAAGGCGTCGGACGACGTGCTGTTGCTCCACACGATGCTCCTGATGGCTGGCGCCGACGGGTACCTCGACCAGGCCGAGGTGGAAGCGGTCGAGGCCTACTTCACCCAACTGCCGGAGTTCGAAGGCAAACAGTTCCAGGACGTCTACGCCGAGGCCAGGAAGCTCGTGGCCCGCTACTCCAACCTGCGTGAGTCCGTGAAGTCTCTCTCCGGCTTCTCCAGCGAGAGGGTGCGCAAGAAGGCGTTCGTGCTTGCCGCGGACCTGGCCATGGCCTCGGGGGACGTGAGCGAGACGGAGGACGAGCTGCTCACCGCCATGCAGCGTATCCTGGAGATCGACGACGGCACCGTGCAGAAGGTGCTCGACGTGCTCTCCATGAAGTACGCCCGCTAG
- a CDS encoding glycoside hydrolase family 15 protein, whose protein sequence is MDLYSAARRMARPFRFTNPASYREVPLAGRGLIGDGCSCALVRPDGVIDWLCFPRFDSPSVFAGILDDEKGGITGITPVVWPFESLQRYDPDTNVLETLFRFERKGAIRIIDYMPWTNDPRSTVHEVHRRIECLEGPVELNIVFDPRFGYGASRTRVEREEHGLVARGSGGERLVAVLSGEAEWRPCESPHGQACRGDSGLQTRIRMGPGERRWMILSWDSDRPEPLAAYRPFDHLRDTRQAWREWAQQLHYEGPWRHHVLRSALALKLLMYGPTGAMVAAPTTSLPEWIGGPRNWDYRFSWVRDSAMAVRATNLLGFERESREFFYFVRDTLQRGDALQVMYSLDGAAVPPERELEHLAGFQGSRPVRLGNDAKDQFQFDTAGALLDAAYLYERSGGKLPLRTWRLLRSVIQTTARRWSEPDHGIWEPRREMRHNVHSKLMGWLALRRGQHLARLFGETALEQSSAALADVIRADILRNGVDPARKHFVGFYGGNEPDAALLLLPIVGCFRGTDPFIVRTLDWLRAELGTGPFLRRYRMDDGVGGPEGGFILCGFWLAEALTLANRIQEAEDVFVAHAEASNHLGLLAEEIHPLTREQLGNFPQAFSHLGLISAAARIDRALRLRDEGQSEPPHLLEPEPPAIG, encoded by the coding sequence ATGGACCTCTACAGCGCCGCCAGGCGGATGGCCCGCCCGTTCCGTTTCACCAACCCGGCGTCCTACCGGGAGGTCCCCCTGGCGGGCCGCGGGCTGATTGGCGATGGGTGCTCCTGCGCGCTCGTCCGGCCGGACGGCGTCATCGACTGGCTCTGCTTCCCCCGCTTCGACAGCCCGAGCGTCTTCGCGGGCATCCTCGATGACGAGAAGGGAGGCATCACCGGCATCACGCCCGTCGTGTGGCCCTTCGAGAGCCTGCAGCGCTACGACCCGGACACCAACGTCCTGGAGACGCTGTTCCGCTTCGAGCGCAAGGGAGCCATCCGCATCATCGACTACATGCCGTGGACCAACGACCCGCGCTCCACCGTCCACGAGGTGCACCGGCGCATCGAGTGCCTGGAGGGCCCGGTGGAGCTGAACATCGTCTTCGACCCGCGCTTCGGCTACGGCGCGTCGCGGACGCGGGTGGAGCGGGAGGAGCACGGCCTGGTCGCTCGCGGGTCGGGAGGGGAGCGGCTGGTCGCCGTGCTCAGCGGGGAGGCGGAGTGGCGGCCCTGCGAGTCGCCGCACGGCCAGGCCTGCCGGGGAGACTCGGGCCTCCAGACGCGCATCCGGATGGGGCCGGGCGAGCGGCGCTGGATGATCCTCTCGTGGGATTCCGACCGGCCGGAGCCGCTTGCCGCGTACCGGCCCTTCGACCACCTGCGGGACACGCGCCAGGCCTGGCGCGAGTGGGCGCAACAGCTCCACTACGAAGGGCCGTGGCGGCACCACGTGCTGCGCTCCGCGCTGGCGCTGAAGCTGCTGATGTACGGCCCCACGGGCGCGATGGTGGCCGCGCCCACCACCTCACTCCCCGAGTGGATTGGAGGGCCCCGCAACTGGGACTACCGCTTCAGCTGGGTCCGCGACTCCGCGATGGCGGTGCGCGCCACCAACCTCCTTGGCTTCGAGCGGGAGTCGCGCGAGTTCTTCTACTTCGTGCGCGACACGTTGCAGCGCGGGGACGCGCTCCAGGTGATGTACTCGCTGGACGGGGCCGCCGTGCCGCCGGAGCGGGAGCTGGAGCACCTGGCGGGCTTCCAGGGCTCGCGGCCGGTGCGGCTGGGAAACGACGCGAAGGACCAGTTCCAGTTCGACACCGCGGGCGCGCTGCTCGACGCCGCGTACCTCTACGAGCGCTCCGGCGGGAAGCTGCCGCTGCGCACCTGGAGGCTGCTGCGTTCGGTCATCCAGACCACCGCCCGCCGCTGGAGCGAGCCCGACCACGGCATCTGGGAGCCGCGACGGGAGATGCGGCACAACGTCCACTCGAAGCTCATGGGGTGGCTGGCCCTGCGCCGGGGGCAGCACCTGGCACGGCTCTTCGGGGAGACGGCGCTGGAGCAGTCCAGCGCCGCCCTGGCGGACGTCATCCGGGCGGACATCCTGCGCAACGGCGTGGATCCGGCGCGCAAGCACTTCGTCGGCTTCTACGGAGGGAACGAGCCGGACGCCGCGCTGCTCTTGCTGCCCATCGTGGGCTGCTTCCGGGGGACGGATCCGTTCATCGTGAGGACGCTCGACTGGCTGCGCGCGGAGCTGGGCACGGGGCCGTTCCTGCGCCGATACCGGATGGATGACGGGGTGGGGGGGCCGGAGGGAGGCTTCATCCTCTGCGGTTTCTGGCTGGCGGAGGCGCTGACGCTGGCCAATCGCATCCAGGAGGCCGAGGACGTCTTCGTCGCGCACGCGGAGGCGTCGAACCACCTGGGGCTGCTGGCGGAGGAGATCCACCCGCTGACGCGCGAGCAGCTGGGAAACTTCCCGCAGGCCTTCAGCCACCTGGGCCTCATCAGCGCCGCCGCGCGCATCGACCGCGCGCTCAGGCTCCGGGACGAAGGGCAGTCGGAGCCTCCGCACCTCCTGGAGCCCGAGCCGCCAGCCATTGGCTGA
- a CDS encoding S8 family peptidase: MSLKLLSRTVASACVLLLLSACQSAGNPIPPPDDTPCRGTASVQTPVREKFLTVAKPVSGEYVVVLKEPREGDAAPTPDVVARNLTERFGGKAFLVYAHALRGFAARMSDKQARAMASAPEVAYVQQNGVVTLEESQSDATWGLDRIDQRDLPLNQLYQYQTQGRGVHVYVIDTGLRPTHQEFAGRADIAFDAVNDGRNGVDCNGHGTHVAATVGGRVYGIAKSASLHAVRVLNCEGSGTTAGAVAGVDWATEHHQSPAVANMSLGGGEDAALDDAVRHSIAAGVMYVLAAGNENQDACRRSPARTAEAITVGATTSADRRASFSNHGDCVDVFAPGEGILSAWASDDMATRTLSGTSMATPHVTGIVALFLEAHPASAPQAVITAMTGNATPDKVGNPGRCSPNRMVYSGFISPLRAPTVRNGGE, from the coding sequence ATGTCGCTGAAGCTCCTGTCGCGGACGGTCGCGTCCGCCTGCGTGCTGTTGCTGCTGTCGGCGTGCCAGAGCGCGGGCAATCCCATCCCGCCACCCGATGACACACCCTGCCGTGGCACCGCATCCGTCCAGACACCGGTGCGCGAGAAGTTCCTCACGGTCGCGAAGCCGGTCTCCGGTGAGTACGTCGTCGTGCTCAAGGAGCCCCGGGAAGGGGACGCCGCGCCCACGCCGGATGTGGTCGCGCGGAACCTGACCGAGCGCTTCGGCGGCAAGGCCTTCCTCGTGTACGCGCACGCGCTGCGGGGCTTCGCCGCGCGCATGAGCGACAAGCAGGCCCGTGCCATGGCCTCCGCGCCCGAGGTGGCGTACGTGCAACAGAATGGCGTGGTGACGCTGGAGGAGAGCCAGTCGGATGCGACGTGGGGACTGGACCGCATCGACCAGCGCGACCTGCCGCTCAACCAGCTCTACCAGTACCAGACGCAGGGCCGGGGCGTGCACGTGTATGTCATCGACACGGGCCTGCGCCCCACGCACCAGGAGTTCGCCGGGCGGGCGGACATCGCCTTCGACGCCGTCAACGACGGCCGCAACGGCGTGGACTGCAACGGCCATGGCACCCACGTGGCCGCCACGGTGGGCGGCCGCGTGTATGGCATTGCCAAGAGCGCGTCGCTGCACGCGGTGCGCGTGCTGAACTGCGAGGGCTCCGGGACGACGGCGGGCGCGGTGGCGGGCGTGGACTGGGCGACCGAGCACCACCAGTCCCCGGCGGTGGCCAACATGAGCCTGGGGGGCGGGGAGGACGCGGCGCTCGACGATGCCGTGCGCCACTCCATCGCGGCGGGCGTGATGTATGTGCTGGCGGCGGGCAACGAGAACCAGGACGCGTGCAGGCGCTCTCCCGCGCGCACCGCCGAGGCCATCACCGTGGGGGCCACCACCAGCGCGGACCGGCGGGCGTCCTTCTCCAACCATGGCGACTGCGTGGACGTCTTCGCGCCCGGCGAGGGCATCCTCTCGGCCTGGGCCAGCGATGACATGGCGACCCGGACGCTGAGCGGCACGTCCATGGCCACGCCGCACGTCACCGGCATCGTCGCGCTCTTCCTGGAGGCCCATCCCGCCTCCGCGCCGCAGGCGGTCATCACCGCCATGACGGGCAACGCCACGCCGGACAAGGTGGGCAACCCCGGGCGCTGCTCACCGAACCGGATGGTCTACTCGGGCTTCATCTCACCCCTGCGGGCCCCCACCGTCCGCAACGGCGGGGAGTAG